The following coding sequences are from one Virgibacillus necropolis window:
- a CDS encoding helix-turn-helix domain-containing protein translates to MHATNINSIHTRYANVIVSKKWTYCKVYFLRLVKEHTFACLLIGGAIIMTTNYLPNTPETYRKLSTFQSVEELNAATRTHRNSHDLSETESAVLDVLSQHSCKYPGLSYMTKSNIGKAVGKSRRTIIRICNRLEGYGIIRQYELKRVIGDRRQSSNAVVIIPTSEKQKTVVTNCYDKNHVSNTVTKGKSIGTKCPEHVFHNVEEKATHRNDTPSTSRHKAQEPKASNKTTNTIKNTYGESSYKPAYRKFKQAVQTFVGNDDKALTSRLYGVYLGQTKALRKAYSNEDKEHGNSELLDVAIKAVHATMHASKVKVIRTLAGYFNGVLSQLLDRLCSELMSKLWEEETA, encoded by the coding sequence GTGCATGCAACGAATATAAATTCGATACACACACGATACGCTAACGTAATTGTATCGAAAAAATGGACGTATTGCAAGGTTTATTTTCTACGCCTTGTAAAGGAACATACGTTTGCATGCCTCTTAATCGGAGGGGCAATCATTATGACAACGAATTATCTACCGAACACACCGGAAACATACCGCAAACTATCGACGTTTCAATCGGTCGAAGAGTTAAACGCAGCTACACGCACGCACCGAAATAGCCACGATCTGAGCGAAACAGAATCGGCGGTCCTGGACGTACTATCGCAACATTCCTGTAAGTATCCGGGTCTTTCCTATATGACGAAATCGAACATCGGTAAGGCCGTCGGCAAGTCACGTCGTACTATTATCCGTATATGCAACCGTTTAGAGGGTTACGGGATCATTCGCCAGTATGAACTTAAACGAGTCATAGGTGACCGCAGGCAGTCGAGTAACGCCGTTGTTATAATTCCGACGTCGGAAAAGCAGAAAACGGTTGTAACAAATTGTTACGATAAAAACCACGTAAGTAACACGGTTACAAAAGGTAAGTCAATTGGGACAAAATGTCCCGAGCATGTCTTCCATAATGTGGAGGAGAAGGCGACACACCGGAATGACACACCGTCCACGTCACGCCATAAAGCACAAGAGCCTAAAGCAAGTAATAAAACTACTAATACAATAAAGAATACGTATGGGGAATCATCGTACAAGCCGGCATACAGGAAGTTTAAACAAGCCGTGCAGACCTTCGTAGGCAACGACGACAAGGCGTTAACATCACGTCTCTACGGTGTCTATTTAGGACAAACGAAGGCACTACGGAAGGCATATAGCAACGAAGACAAGGAACACGGCAACAGCGAGTTATTAGACGTAGCGATAAAGGCCGTACATGCGACTATGCACGCTAGTAAGGTGAAGGTGATACGCACCCTAGCCGGCTACTTTAACGGGGTTCTATCGCAGTTATTAGACCGATTATGTAGCGAGTTAATGTCGAAGTTATGGGAGGAGGAAACCGCATGA
- a CDS encoding tyrosine-type recombinase/integrase, giving the protein MSKRRNNELNPYEIEIATEPIELETLSYDEAVKLFITDAERRALRPPTIKYYQNETGMFRRWLVSQGKVGSDSDFISLVIREDIDNYVDYLRKVRGLKDGAINTRIRGIRAFFGFLKESKFIRKNPMAKYPLMKVRDGNIETFTLKQLRQLLNAPDKRTFTGVRDYTFMLLLIENGLRLSEATAIQLEDVKLSEGVIFVRHTKNGFHRYVPIQSKMKEQLRRYMRLRGTCETSNLFVTLDGEAMQRQALQKTVGKYGKRAGIKGVRCSPHTLRHTFAKLSIMNGAGVFELQKILGHSTMEMVRLYVNLYSNDVNEKHKDFSPLKNL; this is encoded by the coding sequence ATGTCTAAGCGACGAAACAACGAATTAAATCCATATGAAATCGAAATAGCAACCGAGCCAATTGAGCTAGAAACGTTGTCATACGACGAAGCGGTAAAGTTGTTTATCACGGACGCCGAACGTCGGGCCTTGCGACCACCTACGATAAAATATTACCAGAATGAGACAGGCATGTTCCGTCGTTGGTTAGTGTCGCAGGGGAAAGTGGGCAGTGATTCGGATTTTATAAGCCTGGTCATACGCGAAGACATAGACAACTACGTCGATTATTTGCGAAAAGTACGAGGTTTAAAAGACGGCGCAATAAATACAAGGATACGCGGAATACGTGCCTTTTTCGGGTTCCTAAAAGAATCGAAGTTTATCCGTAAGAATCCAATGGCAAAATATCCGTTGATGAAGGTTCGTGACGGTAACATAGAAACGTTTACGTTGAAACAGCTACGGCAGTTATTGAACGCGCCGGACAAGCGAACGTTTACGGGTGTGAGGGACTATACTTTTATGCTGCTTCTCATCGAGAACGGCCTAAGACTATCGGAGGCTACGGCAATTCAACTTGAAGACGTGAAGCTATCGGAGGGTGTTATATTCGTACGTCATACTAAGAACGGGTTTCACCGATACGTCCCTATTCAATCGAAAATGAAGGAGCAGTTACGTCGGTACATGCGATTACGTGGGACGTGTGAAACTAGCAATCTATTCGTAACACTAGACGGTGAAGCGATGCAACGCCAGGCGCTACAAAAAACAGTCGGAAAGTATGGCAAACGGGCAGGAATAAAGGGCGTTCGATGCAGTCCGCACACGTTAAGGCATACGTTTGCAAAACTATCTATTATGAATGGCGCCGGGGTGTTTGAACTTCAGAAGATTTTAGGTCATTCGACAATGGAAATGGTTCGTTTATATGTAAATCTGTATTCGAACGATGTAAATGAAAAACATAAAGACTTTTCACCATTAAAAAATTTATAA
- a CDS encoding nucleotidyltransferase-like protein: MEDLLRPIYQERASDLDTLGILLIEKTKPNSPLTDNFDVILLIIVNNTNRPWHVKHYEFDDKTAALHVVSEDLLMQWIDTSTYRRAVEWVIYGKVIFDRNEYISNLKEQLRSFPSSKRDLRKAIEFGKLVKSYSEAKDLYETSHYKDAYSRMIHSLHYLARLAVIEKGFHPEVTVWKQVRQIDPEVYKLHEELIQSNEEIEKRVQLMILAIDFVISTRARYSAKHLLDIMNERGGSWSYSELKAHPLLLPYGLDLTAIVAYLSEKDIIKTERVETKGIGVYQRKYLANNVE; this comes from the coding sequence ATGGAGGATTTATTACGACCTATATATCAGGAACGAGCAAGTGACCTAGATACATTAGGTATTCTATTAATAGAAAAAACAAAGCCTAACAGTCCACTAACTGATAATTTTGACGTTATCTTATTAATCATTGTAAACAATACAAACAGACCATGGCATGTAAAACATTATGAGTTTGATGATAAAACGGCTGCTTTGCATGTAGTAAGTGAGGACTTACTAATGCAGTGGATTGATACAAGTACATACCGACGTGCAGTGGAGTGGGTTATATATGGGAAAGTAATATTTGACCGAAACGAGTATATTAGTAATTTAAAGGAACAACTAAGAAGCTTTCCTTCAAGTAAGCGTGACCTACGTAAAGCGATTGAGTTTGGCAAATTAGTAAAAAGTTATAGTGAAGCCAAAGACCTATATGAAACTTCACATTATAAGGATGCATATAGCAGGATGATTCACTCACTACACTATTTAGCGCGACTAGCCGTTATTGAAAAAGGCTTCCATCCGGAGGTGACAGTTTGGAAACAAGTAAGACAAATTGATCCTGAAGTATACAAGTTACATGAAGAATTAATTCAAAGCAATGAAGAAATTGAAAAGCGAGTTCAATTGATGATACTAGCAATCGATTTTGTTATTAGTACTCGCGCCAGATATTCAGCTAAACACCTACTTGATATAATGAATGAAAGAGGAGGAAGTTGGTCGTACAGTGAGTTAAAGGCTCATCCATTGTTATTACCATATGGGCTGGATCTTACAGCAATCGTAGCTTACTTATCTGAAAAAGATATTATTAAAACCGAACGTGTAGAAACAAAAGGTATTGGTGTTTATCAAAGAAAATACTTAGCAAATAACGTGGAATAA
- a CDS encoding YgzB family protein, with protein sequence MAQLVYSSKINRIRSFALFLIFAGFGFMYGGIFARDIGWLMATLFIIGILCVIFSTVVYFWIGMLSTKAIPIICPSCDKPTKMLGRVDACMHCKQPLTLDKDLEGKEFDEKYNAGKHRREFNKKVKSNKD encoded by the coding sequence ATGGCACAGTTGGTCTATTCAAGTAAAATTAATCGAATTCGTTCCTTTGCATTGTTCCTGATCTTTGCAGGATTCGGGTTTATGTATGGAGGAATCTTCGCAAGAGATATTGGGTGGCTGATGGCTACATTATTCATAATTGGTATCCTGTGTGTTATTTTTAGTACTGTTGTATATTTTTGGATTGGCATGTTATCGACAAAGGCAATTCCCATTATTTGTCCAAGCTGTGATAAGCCGACGAAAATGCTTGGACGAGTGGATGCGTGTATGCACTGTAAACAGCCACTTACACTAGACAAAGACTTAGAAGGCAAAGAATTTGATGAAAAATATAACGCAGGTAAACATCGCCGTGAATTTAATAAAAAAGTGAAAAGCAATAAAGATTAA
- a CDS encoding anthranilate synthase component II: MILVIDNYDSFTFNLVQYIKQLNKKVCVVRNDKVTIEEIEYMNPSHILISPGPGSPSKAGISLDVVQKLHTKIPLLGVCLGHQTIAQAFGGKIIKAKSPMHGKVSSINHDGEGLFQGLQNPLSVTRYHSLIVEPTTLPECLMVTATTNEGEIMALRHKVYPVQGIQAHPEAILTEDGLALLNNFFLKKEAFNQ; this comes from the coding sequence GTGATTCTTGTTATTGACAATTATGATTCTTTCACCTTTAATTTAGTTCAATATATAAAGCAATTAAATAAAAAAGTATGTGTAGTTCGAAATGATAAAGTTACAATAGAAGAAATTGAATACATGAATCCTTCCCATATATTAATTTCGCCTGGACCTGGAAGCCCATCCAAGGCTGGGATTTCACTTGATGTTGTTCAAAAGCTACATACTAAAATTCCGCTTCTGGGTGTTTGTCTGGGACATCAAACAATAGCACAAGCTTTTGGTGGGAAAATAATAAAAGCAAAAAGTCCTATGCATGGAAAGGTTTCTTCTATTAATCATGATGGAGAAGGATTGTTTCAAGGATTACAAAATCCACTTTCCGTAACACGCTATCATTCGTTAATTGTTGAACCTACTACTTTACCGGAATGTTTAATGGTAACTGCTACAACAAATGAAGGAGAAATTATGGCACTTCGTCATAAAGTCTATCCTGTACAAGGGATTCAAGCGCATCCTGAAGCTATCCTAACTGAAGATGGACTTGCCCTTTTGAATAATTTCTTTCTTAAGAAGGAGGCATTTAATCAATGA
- the pabB gene encoding aminodeoxychorismate synthase component I, producing the protein MSQTKNPELFFNFNDTQGIRKPMMFKDPVDIICATSIADVLPCLEKIQQFVEDGYYAAGYVTYEAAPAFDSEFRVNNGGNMPLLWFGIFNEPIREMLQDTGDFSIDEWTASETANDYQTNLEHIKKYIEQGDTYQVNYTIRLNSSFNGDTKAYYHQLAKAQSANYSAYIQTADHTILSASPELFFQKCKEKITTRPMKGTVKRGKTYEEDYEKATWLVQSEKDQAENVMIVDLLRNDLGSIARPGSVQVPELFSIEKYPTVYQMTSTVTATIEKNTSIADVFKALFPCGSITGAPKISTMKIIQELETSPRGAYCGAIGYVTPDNEAIFNVPIRTVTIDHQDDSATYGVGGGVTWDSTSDGEYDEILTKAALLKRKQPEFQLLESIGLVNGQYLVLENHMDRLEKSAQYFDFSIDLYAIRKKLVEIASNYTQGKWKVRLLVQKDGQFKYETKQISEKPIGQVSVTLANNPVSSDDIFLYHKTTNRTVYENARSSYPNYYDVLLWNEKHELTEFTGGNIVVKINGQLFTPPIECGLLGGTFRKKLVDSGKVKERIIHVEELKECESIFFVNSVREWVPVKVTFHP; encoded by the coding sequence ATGAGTCAAACAAAAAACCCCGAGCTGTTTTTTAACTTCAATGATACCCAAGGAATCAGGAAACCTATGATGTTCAAAGATCCAGTTGACATAATTTGCGCTACATCCATTGCCGACGTGCTCCCATGTCTTGAAAAAATCCAGCAATTTGTTGAAGATGGATATTATGCTGCAGGCTATGTAACGTACGAAGCTGCTCCAGCATTTGATTCAGAGTTTCGTGTGAATAACGGCGGAAATATGCCGCTTCTCTGGTTTGGAATTTTCAATGAGCCTATACGTGAAATGTTGCAGGACACAGGAGACTTTTCCATCGATGAATGGACAGCTTCGGAAACCGCTAACGATTACCAAACAAACTTGGAACATATTAAGAAATATATTGAACAAGGTGATACATATCAAGTTAATTACACGATTCGTTTGAATTCTTCCTTTAACGGTGATACAAAAGCTTATTACCACCAGCTAGCCAAGGCACAATCTGCTAATTATAGCGCCTATATCCAGACAGCAGATCATACTATTTTGTCTGCTTCTCCAGAGTTATTTTTTCAAAAGTGTAAGGAGAAAATTACTACACGTCCGATGAAGGGTACTGTAAAACGTGGTAAGACTTATGAGGAGGATTACGAAAAGGCGACATGGTTAGTTCAATCTGAAAAAGACCAGGCAGAAAACGTAATGATAGTAGATTTGTTGCGAAATGATCTCGGAAGCATTGCTAGGCCAGGCAGTGTCCAAGTTCCTGAATTGTTTTCGATTGAAAAATATCCAACGGTCTACCAAATGACGTCAACTGTGACTGCTACAATTGAAAAGAACACTTCCATAGCAGATGTATTCAAAGCCTTATTTCCTTGTGGGTCAATTACTGGCGCTCCTAAAATTAGCACAATGAAGATCATACAGGAATTAGAAACTTCTCCTCGTGGCGCTTATTGTGGTGCAATCGGATATGTGACACCTGACAACGAAGCTATTTTCAATGTACCAATCCGAACTGTGACGATTGATCATCAGGATGATAGCGCAACTTATGGAGTTGGTGGTGGTGTAACATGGGATTCCACTAGTGATGGAGAATACGACGAAATTTTAACGAAGGCTGCTTTATTGAAGCGAAAACAACCAGAGTTTCAATTGCTTGAATCTATTGGTTTGGTAAATGGACAGTATTTGGTATTGGAAAACCATATGGATAGACTTGAAAAATCTGCACAGTACTTTGATTTTTCAATTGACTTGTATGCGATACGAAAAAAATTAGTGGAGATTGCCTCTAATTACACCCAAGGGAAGTGGAAAGTCCGCTTGCTTGTTCAAAAAGATGGACAGTTCAAATATGAGACAAAACAGATTTCTGAAAAGCCAATTGGTCAAGTTTCTGTTACCCTTGCTAACAATCCCGTTTCAAGCGATGATATTTTTCTTTATCACAAAACCACAAACCGAACTGTTTATGAAAATGCAAGGTCCAGTTACCCCAATTATTATGATGTACTTTTGTGGAACGAAAAGCATGAACTAACCGAATTTACTGGAGGAAATATCGTGGTAAAAATTAATGGTCAATTGTTTACCCCACCAATTGAGTGTGGTCTCTTAGGGGGGACTTTTCGAAAGAAGTTAGTGGATTCCGGTAAGGTAAAAGAGCGTATTATTCATGTTGAGGAATTAAAAGAATGTGAATCTATTTTTTTCGTGAACAGTGTTCGTGAATGGGTACCTGTTAAGGTGACTTTCCATCCTTAA
- the perR gene encoding peroxide-responsive transcriptional repressor PerR translates to MTVSERKLNEAIDTLKESGVRITPQRHAVLEFLLNSVIHPTADDIYKALEGKFPNMSVATVYNNLRVLREIGLVRELTYGDASSRFDCNTSDHYHIICNSCGKIVDFHYPPLNEVESLAEQVTGFEISYHRMELYGKCETCQKVETQKH, encoded by the coding sequence ATGACGGTGTCTGAACGAAAACTCAATGAAGCAATCGACACACTAAAAGAATCAGGCGTACGGATTACACCACAACGTCATGCGGTTCTTGAATTTCTTCTTAATTCCGTGATTCACCCAACAGCAGATGATATTTATAAAGCGCTAGAAGGAAAGTTTCCTAACATGAGTGTTGCTACTGTATACAACAATCTTCGTGTCTTGCGGGAAATTGGACTTGTGAGGGAACTGACCTATGGTGATGCCTCAAGTAGGTTTGACTGTAATACGTCAGATCACTATCACATCATTTGTAATTCATGCGGAAAAATAGTTGATTTTCATTATCCGCCCTTAAACGAAGTGGAATCATTAGCTGAACAGGTGACGGGTTTTGAAATAAGTTACCACCGAATGGAACTTTATGGTAAATGTGAAACTTGCCAGAAAGTAGAGACGCAAAAGCATTAA